From Pseudodesulfovibrio nedwellii:
ACCCATGACCTCCTTTTGAAGAATCAATGACAATTCTATGATCTCTATCAAGGCTAACTTTGTAGCCAGTAAACACTTCACTAAAAAGTTTTACCCATTGTTCGCGCGTAAGTGAGGTTGGATTCAATCTGGCTTGTGCAATCAAAGGATGGACATAAGTGAATTTAGTTTTCCACTCGCCTCGAACCTGTCCTTCGCGCTCAGGGAAACAACTAAAATGATGAAGACTGTCAATGCTTATTCCAGCGGGGAGATCAAAGGCACTAGTCCACTCCGTCAAAACAAAATCCGATACGCGGCAGTCTGACGGAAGACAGTTAAACAGGAGTTTATCAACTGGAGCCCATTCTCCCCAATAAATAGTTTGGATAAAAAGCTTATCGACTTTGTAATCCCAAAAGCAGTGAATCCCTAGTTTTTTCAGTTCGCGAACCAGAAGATGTCTGTCAGAGCTGTCCCCTTTAGTTTGCACGTCCAATTCTTGGTTAAGGTAGTCCGAAATAAGCATGTTGTGGTAAGCCTCACAATGGTTGCTATATATTTAAGCTTTGTTCCCTGTAGTGACGGAAGATTAAGCCTCCGTCACTACGGTTGAAACTAGCACGCCGCTTCTTCCGGCTCCTCTGTGCTGTGTTTAACATTGGAATCGCATTCATCATCGTCATCACAATCGACAAAGGAAAGGCTCTCAGCCTCTTCTAATGCATACACGCCTGTCACAGCCAATACGCCAACAGCAACGCCACCGAAAAAAGTCAATAAGTCACGCATAATTTCTCCTTGTTTGAATTACATGGTGGGAAATGGAATTCCCCTCCTCATTTAGTTCAAGATAATTGAGAACTATTCCAAGAAATGGAAACTTGAGAGAAAATTTGTATGGGGGATGAAAAAATAATATACGAACGTCAGTGGCTTATTCTGGGATTTAGAATAAGCCACTGACGGCGGAGCCTAAGCTACTGACTTTAGAATTTTATTGATTTTCCCAATATACAAGCGCTCATGAGGCTTGCCAGTCTTCTCACATTGCTCCAAAGCATCTTGAGCCGTAAGGTCGTCGATCAACTCCGTCAAAGTATCCATCACTAGAGATCGATCCAATGTCTTTCGACCTGAAACCGTTGCAACCCGAAAACGATGGCCTCCAACGGATACCCAGTCCTGAGATCCAATCGAACGATACGTCTGTCTGATACGCTCTTCAGCCTCAGCAATACGCTTTTCTATGGTTGTTTTGCTCTCCTTGAGTATGGCGAGTTCTTCCAGCTCAAGCCCACAAGCAGAGTCCGATGGGATGTTCACATCCTGGAACTTCGGACAGTCCTTGTTGACGTCACACCAATCGCATAACGGGTGAAAGCCTCGGCAGTAATCGAGATCGTTTAACTCCAAAGTACCGGAACGGACATCTTCCATCGTTCGCCAAATTCCTACCGCTGTTTGTAAGCAGGCCTCCAGCATGCTCTTCTCCGGTTGATACGGCCCAAACGGTTTAACCTTGGCCATGGATATGGATATGGAAAGTACCCAGCCTTCAATGTCTACATCCTCAGGGGATTCTGGGAGATCCACGCCGAAGATCGAACGCACAGCTTGTGGGAATGTGGCCTTTTTAACTCCTGCTTCCGTTACGGAAAAGCACGGCTTGTTCCAATAGGATTTCAACAATCCCACCTGGCCATAGAGTTGCGCTTCATACGACGCATACAACGACTCCGGGATACGCTCATTACTCTTGAGTTCCAGAATCCGTACAGCAGGACGATCTCCGCCCCAAACCAGGGTAAAATCCAAGTGCGCCTTCATAGGCACCCCACTGTGTTCAACGGAGATCTCAAGCTGTGGGATCAATTTAACGCCAGCAGCTTGCAGAGCCTTTTGAACTCCATCTTCCTGCCAATGGCCACGTTGTAGGATGATCTGGCGACCGAGAACGTGGGCCAAGTCACCCTGAGCGAGCTCACCTATGGCGGCTGAGACGGGAATGGCAGATGCTCCAAGCTTACTCGCTACGGCTGATCGCATACATTCCATCCCTTTTCCGATGTCAGACATACCGATGTACTGACTACGATCTCCAAGCTCACTGGCTGTTTTATACTCAGCGTGTGCCAGAAGCCCTTGAGTCAACAATCGCAACAGACCTTGTGCCTTGATGTCATCACGCTGCATCTGCATACCTCCACCAAACTTTACGAGTGCCATCCCAACGGAAACCGGCTTTACGAAGGAATTCCTTCTTGGGATGAGTATCACCAGTTGCCAAGACACATTGCTTGCCGTCATTGGCTGTACCTTTTCGATACTGAACGCCATCAAGACGTGGTAGATTAACTGCCCCAGGGGCATTACCCTTGGCCATCGATAATGGCTGTGCAGCGGGTGAATTGTTCCCGCAGTTCCGGGACTGGAAAACTCCATTTTGCGGTTCTCTCTGCTGAGAGGCCATTTCACCATCATCATCGTTCTCCGTCACAATCCCGATCAACGCGGATAATCCATATCGACGTGCATAGGTCATAGCCGAGCCATATCCTTGTGGATCATTTTTGGGTAACGGCATGGTCAACAATGAGGCTTGCCATTGACCTGTTTCAGCATGGACGATCTTGGTTACAAGACCGAGCTGGTTCAATTCGACAGAAACCGGATACTGGGTCAGCCAAATACCGTGCTGAAGAAGAGCATCACGACATGCATTCATGACCGAGTGAAGCGTTGCATAGCGACTGTTGGTAAAAGTGTTTTCAGCATCCTTGAGCGCAGGTGACAACGTCTGCTGCACCTGGATCATAGCCTCTACCAATTCCGTAATTTCAGGGGAACACATCTGGGATTCCATATTACCTCCTTAAAAAGAGAAAACCCCAGTACTGCTTTTCGCGGTACTGGAGACAATTAGTTAATTTGAAGCTAAAAAGGATTAGTCTTCACTGAGGTAATATATGTCTTAAATATTTTGAGAAGCACAGTGACAATGGGATATTGGGACAACAGCAGATTTATAAGTACATGCCATCTAACCCAGCACGCTCCTTCAAAGCATACACCACTCTTGTCAGGCTATGGTTTACTTTTCCCCACAACGAAGATTCTTTGCAGTTTTCATCATGAAATGAATATGTTGGAATATGTTGCCGATTTGTGGCAATCTCCCCGCAAGATGTCGAGAACGTTGTTCCATATTCTGGAATGATGGTGCGTTATCTACCCTTGAAGATCGTAGAACGCAGAAGGAAAACGTGCTTCATGAGAATACAGGTTGGATATTGTTTTGATGGTGGCAGCTTCCCTGGCGAATTGGGAGCAGCAGAAGCGGTAGAAGGTGTAGTAACGACTGGCCCGCTTGGTTTGGTCAGTATCCTTGAAACCCGCCTTGGACTGGTCGGTGCCCATTATGGGCAGCCGATTCGTATTGCCCGCTACCTTGCGGCAATGGATGCGCTTTGCAAGACTGGTGAACCTTTCTACAAAAAATCCTTTGAAGCTGATGGGTGGTCTTCGGCGAAGAGTCTTCTTGTATTACGGGATCAGCTTCGATTGTCAGGTTGGGATGGGAGCAATCTAGGCTCCTCGTCGCGATTGACAGATATGGCGATCCTTGAAGAAGCCAACATATTGCCCGGCCTTGCTGAACGCATTGAAGTCGTTCTCGACTCGCTCGTCAAATACAGCATTTCAGGTGTTTCAGAAGTGACGCTGCATGTGCATGAACAAGCGCAATGGCCATCTTGTTGGCGTAGGCTTTTTACAACGTTGGAGCAAGAGGGCGTCAGCATCAGTGTGACTCAGTTCGATTTCTCGACGAAAGCACCCACTGACCTGGATGTGCTGCATGGAGCCCTCTGTGATTCAGGCGTTGGCGATGGTTTTTTTAAAGCGGACGGTTCGCTGATTTGCTTGAGTGCTTCGACTGCTCTGGAGGCGGCAGACGCTTTGGGAGCGTGGCTTGCTGCTGAAGAAAACAATGAGGGAACCGTAGTCATTATTGCAGAATCTGGAACAGAAGTTTTGGATGCCGCCATGCGTAGGCACGGCTTGCCTCGCCCTGGTGGTGGAAGTCGATCCCAATGGCGTGCTGCGTTGCAGTTGTTGCCCTTAGGGTTAGGAATTCATTGGGCTCCGTTCGACCCGCAGCGGTATCTTGAATTTTTGACTGCACCAATATGCCCTTTGCATCCAGCCATGGCTGGTCGTCTTGTACGCGCCCTTGAAAAAGAACCTGGCCTGGGTGGAAAGAAATGGCTTGAGGCTGTTGCCAAGTGTGAAGAATGGGCACGAAGGCAGGAGAATGCGGACGTGTTGCTGGAGGATTTACGTTTTTGGACCGAAGTAAAACGTGTGCCTCCACATACAGGATTGGATGTTGAAACCATCCGTGACATTTGTTTGCGCTTGAGTGACTGGGCGGCAAAGGGAATCCGGGCTCAAGAAGGGAAACTGATGAGTGCAGTGTCAGGCATGGCATTGGAGCTTGCGGAAGCGGTGGGCGAAATAGGCCGACAGGCCATTCCGAAGCCTCAATTGGATCGAATGCTTGATTCAGTCATAGGTGGCGGTGCGGCAGTCTCAGACAAGGCCGAAGCTTCACCGTGGACGGTCTTGTCACATCCGGGACAACTCGGCGGTAATGTTGGCACAGTTATTTGGTGGAACTTCACTATGACAGGACTGCCGTCTGGCCGTTTGCCATGGACGAATGCCGAGATAGAAGCCCTGAGCAGTGCTGGCGTTCGCATGAAGGATGTTGATTTACAACGGAACTTAGAGCTTTCATCCTGGCAACAGGCTGCGTGCAATGCCACGAAGAGGCTGATTCTCGTTATGCCGGAACAGGATGGAGGAGAACCCCTAGCTCCCCATCCCTTCTGGGAAAACATAGCTGCCGCAACGAAGCTTTCCGAAGAGACAGATATTCCATCCATGACGGTTTCGGCTTCACAACTTCGTCGTGGCGACGGCAAGCTGTTGGAGAGGATTATTCCTCTTGAACCCGTGACGGAGAACGCGGCTCTGACATTTCAGGATCAATGGCAGGCTCCGGCGGGTATCATCGAAAGGCGAGAGAAGGAATCTCCGTCAGGCATGTCAAAGCTTATCAAATGTCCGCTGGCTTGGGTGTTGAGTCATGTCCTTAAGATCAGCGCAACAGGAAGCCCGACTCTCTGCCAAGGCAATCAGCTTATCGGTTCATTCTGCCACTCCATAGTCGAGGATTTGATCAACGAGTCTCAGAACTGGAAATCCGACGAAGCCGTATCTAGAGCCACAACCCTATTCGACTCTCGCCTCAAGGAGATGGCTGCAACGTATCTGCTGCCCGGTATGGAAACTAAGCGAGAGTTTTTAAGATCTAGACTCCGTCGGGCCGTGGGCGATTTGTTCGAACGTATAGAAGGCGCAGGGCTGTCAGTCGTTGAAAGTGAAAGGGAAGTTGAACGGACGGACGCAGGTGGTCAGACATATCGCGGCTACGTCGATATCAGCCTTGAAGACGACAAAGGCAATCCTGTTGTGTGGGATATGAAGTGGACGAACAAAAGCAAATATCGCCGTGAAGAGCTAGAGAAGGGAATAGCTCTGCAACTCGCGGCCTATTGCTGGATGCTCGACAAGGACGATTTTCCAGCCTTTGGAGCATACTACATGCTCGCTCAGACCGAACTGATATCTTCACAGGCTCCATGGTTGCCCCCAGAAGACGTTGTTGATTCTGACTTGAAAGCCACATGGGAAATGGTGCGTGAGCGGTATGACGCCACCATTGACCGACTGATGGCCGGAGACGTGGAGGCCATTGCACCCAGCGATGAGGAAAAGGAATTCGATTTCGGCACAGGCTGCTTTTTCTGTGATTACGCAATGGTATGCGGGGTGGGATATGAGTAAAAATATCAAATTGATAAGCGCGAGTGCTGGTTCAGGAAAGACCTACTCTTTGACGGAAACCTTCGTGAACAGCCTTGATGAGGGCGTCCGTCCTGAAGGCGTTGTTGCAACCACCTTCACCAAGAAGGCCGCTCAAGAGATTGGCAGTCGTTTTCGCTCAAAGCTTTTTGAATTGGACCGGACGGAAGATGCACAGCGCGTATTTGGTGGTTACATTGGTACCGTTAACTCTGTCTGTGGCGCACTTCTCAAGGATTACGCTTTTGAAATCGGGCAATCCCCGACAGTCGAGGTGCTCCCCGAAGGTGAAGACGGGGCTGTCTTTCGTGTCGCAATTTCAGATGCCATCGGGCGACGTGCCAAGCAGATTGTTCCGCTTGTGCGTTCGTTGGAGATTGAAGGTTGGGAAGACATCGTCAAAGACATTATCGACAAAGCTAGGTCGAATGCTATTGACCGTAAAATGATGTTGGAAAGTGGAAAGCACTCCTGGGAATTACTCAAGGAATTACTACCTGATCCCATTTCTGAAGCCGAAGGCAAAAAGCTTGATTCCGAAATTGTACGGGAATTGGAGCGAACCATTGCTGCTCTTCCGGCAGACGGAGATACAACCAAAGGCACAATGGGAGCTAAGAAAAACCTCCAAACAATTAGCCGCACATTGTATCGTGGTAGCGTGCCTCATTGGTCCACATGGTCCAAACTTTCCAAAATATCACCCACGAAAAAAAGTGCGTATGAAGTTGAAACGCTTCACGAATTGGCAGGACAATTTTTAACCCATCCCCGATTCCATAAGGAAGTTCGTCAATTCATCACATTGCTTTTCGATTGTGCCTCCGAAGCGGCAGGTCTGTATCAACAATACAAACGGGTTTTGGGTCTTATTGACTTTACCGACCAGGAAGCTTTGGCCCTGCAAATGGTCGAAGACAAAGACGTAGCCAGCCAATTGCAGGAACGGTTGGACATGGTGATGGTCGATGAATTTCAGGATACCAGCCCAATTCAACTAGCGTTATTTCTCAAGCTGTCGAAGCTGGTGAAGCAGTCTGTCTGGGTCGGCGACCAGAAACAGTCTATTTACGGATTTCGAGGCTCAGATCCAGCTCTGATGGATGCTGTTATCGAGGCCTTGGGTGAACCGGAGACACTGCCGAATAGTTGGCGGACACAACCTGCCTTGGTTGATTTTGCCAGCGAATATTTCACGGCAGCCTTTGGACAGTTCGGACTCCCTGAAAAAAGGGTACGACTGACCTCCAAAGTTAAGGCGACCAAGCCGAAGCACCCGCACCTGAAATGCTGGCGATTTGAGTCAAAAAACAAAACCAATGACACACTTTGTCTTGCCGATGGCATTAAGTCCATGATCGAAAATGCGCCCGACTATGTGGTCCTTGACAAAATCACAAGGGAAGAACGCACACTCAAGGCTGGCGATATCGCAGTCCTCTGCATGACCAATGCGGATTGCCGTGATGTTGCTTCTGTACTGGAAGAGCATGGTATTCGTGCCGCTATTCCGCGAATCGGACTCATGGTACGTCCTGAGGTCGTTCTTGTTATGGCTGCTTATCGCTACCTTCTTAGTGCTGAAGATACTTTGGCTGTGGCTGAGTTGGCCAAGGTCTTCGAACTGGAGGATTGGTTCACAGTTGCCCTGGGAAAAGGGATGGATGCCGTCAAGGACCTGCATCCCATGTTCGAACGGATTGATGACGCGCGGCAGGGACTCGCTTCGCTGACACCATCTGAGGTGTTGGATTTAGCCATTGATCTTTCTGATGCAAGCCGCATGGCATTAGGTTGGGGCAATCCGGCTCTCAGGCAGGCAAATCTGGATGCTCTGCGCGGTCACGCTTTGGGATATGAATCGACCTGTAAAGCTCGTCGATGCGCTTGCACGCCTGCCGGGCTTGTTCATCATTTTCACCAATTGGAAAAGAATGAGGCGGACGACCAAGCTGTTGGCGTTGGTGACGATGCCGTGCAGGTTCTGACCTATCACAAATCTAAAGGGCTTGAATGGCCTGTTGTCATTTTGACCAGGCTTGATTCCAAGGAGCGCAAAAATCCGTTTGGTTTGAGCATACAGTCCTCCGATGCTCACTTTGATCTCGACGATCCTCTGGCTGGCCGATGGCTCCGCTATTGGCCCTGGCCTTTTGGGGCACAGAAAAAGATCGCAGACTTTTCTGATGCAGTTGATGAAAGCGATATTGCCAAGGAAGCCTTTGAACAGGAGCGTCGGGAGCGGTTGCGTCTGCTATACGTCGGCATGACACGGGCTAGGGACTACATGATCCTTGCAGCCCGAGAGGAAGGCAAAGGCTCACCAACAGCTTGGCTGGACGGTTATGAAAATGCGGGCGGCAACCAGATCATGTCTTTGCCTGAGATATACGGAGTGAGTCAGATAGAAGTGGGCAAGCAATCCTTTCCTGTCGAAACCGTGTGCCTCACACCAACTGAGGAAGGGGGAAAAGCCGCAATCACTCAAAGTCATGCCCCAGTGCTTCCAGAGAAAACAGCACATCATCCTTTGGCGCGATTCGTGCCAAGTGGCGATACAATAGACGAAGAAAAGGTCTCCGTTGAGTTCTTTGAACTTGGACCGCCCTTGCTGACTAAGACAACTGACTCCCGCGTAGATTTGGGTGACGCCGTCCATGCTTTCCTAGCTGTGGCAACGCCGGATCAAGATGATGCTGCTCTCAAAGCAAGAGGGAAAAGGATTGTCAGTAGTCTGAGCCTTAAAGACCTTAATGCAGACATGCTGCTAGAAATTCATCATCGCTTGCAAGCCTTCATCACGAAGACAATTGACCCGGCAGGCATCGGCGAGGTCCTCACAGAATGGCCGATCCATCTCAAGAGAGGATTACAAAAAGGAAGTGGTTGGATAGACATGCTTTCCCGACAGCCGGATGGAGATGTCATCATCGATCATAAGACGTCATTGGGCGGTAGAGATGTGTTGAAAAAAAAAGCGGTAGGATATGCTGGGCAATTAGTCACGTATGCTCAAGCTCTTGAAAAAGCCACTGAGAAAAGGAGCAAGAGCTTGTGGCTACATTTTGCATTGTCTGGAGCAGTGGTTCTTCTTAGCCAGAAAGAATAAAAGGAACATTTTAAAGAGATCGTTTCTTTAAAACAGTTAAGATGGGTGTCTGAAATATGGCTGAAACGGCACTCGTCTCAAATAATATCAGCCAAATATGAAGGAGAAGATTATGGGAATGTCTTGGAGTTCATCAAAACCATGCCCCAATTGTGGCGTAAAACAAGGACCTGCAAGGAAATGTAACAACTGTGGGACATTGGGATGCTATAAGTGCGTTTCTCAAAACAAAGGTGGTACTGCTGAATGTAAGATATGCAGAAAGAGAGGGGGCATCATAGAGCCTTAAGAATATATTATTGAAAGATACAAGTTAAGTAGCATTGCTTAAACATCTGCTGCTTAACTTGTCCATATGATACTACAAAATACAAGAAGGTTCCTATGAGTATTCTTTCCATGCCAGCGAGCGTGTCAAAAACAAAAAAGATATGCGCTCATTGTAATTATTGGGGTGGCCCAAGAGAGTTTAAGCCAACAGTGAAAATAATCTCATATGATCAACACGCTCAAGGGTTATGTGTGCGCCAGGGATCTCCTAAATATAACAATCAATCCGGTGCCACGTCGTATTGTACACAATTTCAGATATGGTCAATATTATAGTAACTATTCAAGACAAAGAGAGGCTATCCAAAACAACTTGGGTGGCTTTTGGAATAAGAAGTCAAGGGAGGTGCTAGTCAATTGCTCACGCATGGCGAAGGCCTTAAGACGGCTACAGGAAAA
This genomic window contains:
- a CDS encoding ERF family protein; this encodes MESQMCSPEITELVEAMIQVQQTLSPALKDAENTFTNSRYATLHSVMNACRDALLQHGIWLTQYPVSVELNQLGLVTKIVHAETGQWQASLLTMPLPKNDPQGYGSAMTYARRYGLSALIGIVTENDDDGEMASQQREPQNGVFQSRNCGNNSPAAQPLSMAKGNAPGAVNLPRLDGVQYRKGTANDGKQCVLATGDTHPKKEFLRKAGFRWDGTRKVWWRYADAA
- a CDS encoding PD-(D/E)XK nuclease family protein, translated to MRIQVGYCFDGGSFPGELGAAEAVEGVVTTGPLGLVSILETRLGLVGAHYGQPIRIARYLAAMDALCKTGEPFYKKSFEADGWSSAKSLLVLRDQLRLSGWDGSNLGSSSRLTDMAILEEANILPGLAERIEVVLDSLVKYSISGVSEVTLHVHEQAQWPSCWRRLFTTLEQEGVSISVTQFDFSTKAPTDLDVLHGALCDSGVGDGFFKADGSLICLSASTALEAADALGAWLAAEENNEGTVVIIAESGTEVLDAAMRRHGLPRPGGGSRSQWRAALQLLPLGLGIHWAPFDPQRYLEFLTAPICPLHPAMAGRLVRALEKEPGLGGKKWLEAVAKCEEWARRQENADVLLEDLRFWTEVKRVPPHTGLDVETIRDICLRLSDWAAKGIRAQEGKLMSAVSGMALELAEAVGEIGRQAIPKPQLDRMLDSVIGGGAAVSDKAEASPWTVLSHPGQLGGNVGTVIWWNFTMTGLPSGRLPWTNAEIEALSSAGVRMKDVDLQRNLELSSWQQAACNATKRLILVMPEQDGGEPLAPHPFWENIAAATKLSEETDIPSMTVSASQLRRGDGKLLERIIPLEPVTENAALTFQDQWQAPAGIIERREKESPSGMSKLIKCPLAWVLSHVLKISATGSPTLCQGNQLIGSFCHSIVEDLINESQNWKSDEAVSRATTLFDSRLKEMAATYLLPGMETKREFLRSRLRRAVGDLFERIEGAGLSVVESEREVERTDAGGQTYRGYVDISLEDDKGNPVVWDMKWTNKSKYRREELEKGIALQLAAYCWMLDKDDFPAFGAYYMLAQTELISSQAPWLPPEDVVDSDLKATWEMVRERYDATIDRLMAGDVEAIAPSDEEKEFDFGTGCFFCDYAMVCGVGYE
- a CDS encoding UvrD-helicase domain-containing protein, producing MSKNIKLISASAGSGKTYSLTETFVNSLDEGVRPEGVVATTFTKKAAQEIGSRFRSKLFELDRTEDAQRVFGGYIGTVNSVCGALLKDYAFEIGQSPTVEVLPEGEDGAVFRVAISDAIGRRAKQIVPLVRSLEIEGWEDIVKDIIDKARSNAIDRKMMLESGKHSWELLKELLPDPISEAEGKKLDSEIVRELERTIAALPADGDTTKGTMGAKKNLQTISRTLYRGSVPHWSTWSKLSKISPTKKSAYEVETLHELAGQFLTHPRFHKEVRQFITLLFDCASEAAGLYQQYKRVLGLIDFTDQEALALQMVEDKDVASQLQERLDMVMVDEFQDTSPIQLALFLKLSKLVKQSVWVGDQKQSIYGFRGSDPALMDAVIEALGEPETLPNSWRTQPALVDFASEYFTAAFGQFGLPEKRVRLTSKVKATKPKHPHLKCWRFESKNKTNDTLCLADGIKSMIENAPDYVVLDKITREERTLKAGDIAVLCMTNADCRDVASVLEEHGIRAAIPRIGLMVRPEVVLVMAAYRYLLSAEDTLAVAELAKVFELEDWFTVALGKGMDAVKDLHPMFERIDDARQGLASLTPSEVLDLAIDLSDASRMALGWGNPALRQANLDALRGHALGYESTCKARRCACTPAGLVHHFHQLEKNEADDQAVGVGDDAVQVLTYHKSKGLEWPVVILTRLDSKERKNPFGLSIQSSDAHFDLDDPLAGRWLRYWPWPFGAQKKIADFSDAVDESDIAKEAFEQERRERLRLLYVGMTRARDYMILAAREEGKGSPTAWLDGYENAGGNQIMSLPEIYGVSQIEVGKQSFPVETVCLTPTEEGGKAAITQSHAPVLPEKTAHHPLARFVPSGDTIDEEKVSVEFFELGPPLLTKTTDSRVDLGDAVHAFLAVATPDQDDAALKARGKRIVSSLSLKDLNADMLLEIHHRLQAFITKTIDPAGIGEVLTEWPIHLKRGLQKGSGWIDMLSRQPDGDVIIDHKTSLGGRDVLKKKAVGYAGQLVTYAQALEKATEKRSKSLWLHFALSGAVVLLSQKE